A DNA window from Desulfonispora thiosulfatigenes DSM 11270 contains the following coding sequences:
- a CDS encoding methylated-DNA--[protein]-cysteine S-methyltransferase has protein sequence MKNIFYYQLPLGEIAITEENNKITNVHYQKENYLQTGNEFEEYTLKETEVLKRAYEQLQEYFEGKRKVFTLPLSPKGTPFRQKVWNALQQIPYGVTKNYGEIAKIIGNEKAARAVGQANNKNPISIIIPCHRVIGKNGSLTGYDGGLEIKEFLLKLENNNF, from the coding sequence ATGAAAAATATATTTTATTATCAACTACCACTCGGTGAAATAGCTATTACTGAAGAGAATAATAAAATCACTAATGTGCATTATCAAAAGGAGAATTATCTTCAAACGGGTAATGAGTTTGAGGAATATACTCTTAAAGAAACAGAGGTTTTAAAAAGAGCATATGAACAGTTACAAGAATATTTTGAAGGAAAGCGTAAAGTATTTACCTTACCTCTATCCCCTAAGGGAACTCCGTTTAGACAAAAGGTCTGGAATGCGTTGCAGCAAATACCATATGGGGTTACTAAAAATTACGGGGAAATTGCTAAGATCATTGGAAACGAAAAAGCAGCAAGAGCTGTAGGTCAGGCTAATAATAAAAATCCTATTTCAATTATTATTCCCTGCCATCGGGTTATTGGCAAAAATGGTTCTTTAACAGGATATGACGGAGGTCTAGAAATTAAAGAATTTTTATTAAAACTGGAGAATAACAATTTTTAA
- a CDS encoding ArsR/SmtB family transcription factor, translating into MYDKGKEIDKCDCTIIHDDVVKKVKAKMPLEENLVDLAELFKVFGDSTRIRILSALAISEMCVCDIAALLNMTQSAISHQLRILKQARLIKNRRDGKIVFYALDDEHVEHIFEQGLIHINER; encoded by the coding sequence ATGTATGATAAAGGTAAAGAAATTGATAAATGCGATTGCACGATAATCCATGATGATGTTGTAAAAAAGGTTAAAGCTAAGATGCCTTTAGAGGAAAACTTAGTTGACCTAGCAGAATTATTTAAGGTATTTGGTGATTCTACCCGCATAAGAATTCTTTCAGCCTTAGCCATATCAGAAATGTGTGTGTGCGATATTGCTGCTTTATTAAATATGACGCAATCTGCAATTTCTCATCAACTCAGAATTTTAAAGCAAGCAAGACTAATCAAAAACAGAAGAGATGGCAAGATAGTTTTTTATGCTTTAGATGATGAACATGTCGAACATATCTTTGAACAAGGATTAATTCACATTAACGAAAGATAA
- a CDS encoding IS3 family transposase: protein MDMCNGEIISYGIAKRPTAKSVMDALDKAIKITSDCPYRRTFHSDQGWAYQMRAYSNRLKEERIFQSMSRKGNCYDNSVMENFFGLLKQEIYYGVVYYSYEELKSEIERYINYYNEKRIKEKLGWLSPVQYRLSLQAA from the coding sequence ATGGATATGTGTAATGGTGAAATTATTAGTTATGGTATTGCTAAGCGTCCTACGGCCAAGAGCGTAATGGATGCACTAGATAAGGCCATTAAAATAACCTCAGATTGTCCTTATCGCCGAACATTCCATTCAGATCAAGGATGGGCTTACCAGATGAGAGCATACTCTAACCGGCTTAAGGAAGAACGTATTTTTCAAAGTATGTCTAGAAAAGGTAACTGCTATGATAATTCCGTTATGGAGAACTTCTTTGGACTGCTTAAACAAGAGATTTACTATGGTGTCGTCTATTACAGCTATGAGGAATTGAAGTCGGAAATTGAACGATACATAAATTACTATAACGAAAAGAGAATTAAAGAGAAACTTGGATGGCTAAGTCCAGTGCAATACAGACTTAGTCTTCAGGCTGCATAA